A genomic window from Indicator indicator isolate 239-I01 chromosome 10, UM_Iind_1.1, whole genome shotgun sequence includes:
- the MYOC gene encoding myocilin encodes MLGALLLFWGGLTLGCRGEKAFLRRADDSTGRCTYSFSVASPVEAACPDTGGVPELRAELASLAARLSRLESRERGMGGSGPRGKEVGDTWDPQQTASAARLEAAYSELLRTKSRLEEEKGQLEREKEELGRRLESSAQEITRLRANRCLPGGEGPGRDPPRAPGKASRWDPQPLAYQELQSERTEVPVSRLLEETALGRPGSEDSGCGELVWVGEPIVFGRAESIAGKYGVWMKDPEPLPPFTRETTWRVDAVGTEVRQLFQYEAAEQLARGYPAKVHILPRPLESTGAVIYRGGFFFQPRRSRAVARYDLREEAVTAEREIPGAGYHGQYPYAWGGYTDIDLAVDETGLWVIYSTEKARGAIVLSKLNPETLEIQRTWETNIRKRGVANSFVICGTLYTVSSYSAPNATINFAYDTASGASRALSIPFENRFRYLSMVDYNPTERQLFAWDSFNMVTYPVRLSRA; translated from the exons ATGCTGGGGgctttgctgctgttctggGGGGGCCTGACCCTGGGCTGCCGGGGTGAGAAGGCTTTTCTCCGGCGTGCCGATGACAGCACCGGCCGTTGCACCTATTCCTTTTCGGTAGCCAGTCCCGTCGAGGCCGCCTGCCCCGATACCGGCGGTGTGCCGGAGCTGCGGGCTGAGCTGGCTTCCCTTGCCGCCCGACTGAGCCGGCTGGAGAGCCGGGAGCGGGGCATGGGGGGCTCAGGGCCGCGGGGAAAGGAGGTGGGGGACACGTGGGATCCCCAGCAAACAGCTTCAGCCGCTCGCCTAGAGGCTGCCTACAGCGAACTGCTGCGGACCAAGTCCCggctggaggaggaaaaggggcaactggagagggaaaaagaggagctgggcaggcgGCTGGAGAGCAGCGCCCAGGAGATCACACGGCTGCGGGCCAACCGCTGCCTCCCCGGCGGAGAGGGGCCCGGCCGCGACCCACCGCGAGCCCCTGGCAAAG cctcccgATGGGACCCGCAGCCCCTCGCCTACCAAGAGCTGCAGTCGGAGAGGACTGAGGTGCCTGTGTCCCGGCTGCTGGAGGAGACCGCGCTCGGCCGCCCGGGAAGCGAGGACTCAG GCTGCGGCGAGCTGGTGTGGGTGGGGGAGCCGATCGTCTTTGGCCGGGCAGAGTCCATCGCCGGCAAGTATGGCGTATGGATGAAGGATCCCGAGCCCTTGCCCCCCTTCACCCGGGAGACCACCTGGCGCGTGGACGCGGTGGGCACGGAGGTCCGACAGCTCTTCCAGTAcgaggcagcagagcagctggcccGCGGCTACCCCGCCAAGGTGCACATCTTGCCGCGGCCCCTAGAGAGCACGGGGGCCGTCATCTACCGCGGGGGGTTCTTCTTCCAGCCCCGCCGCTCCCGGGCTGTGGCCCGCTACGACCTGCGGGAGGAGGCTGTCACGGCTGAGAGGGAGATCCCCGGCGCTGGCTACCACGGGCAGTACCCCTACGCCTGGGGGGGCTACACTGACATCGATCTAGCGGTGGACgagacagggctctgggtaatCTACAGCACTGAGAAAGCCAGAGGAGCCATCgtcctctccaaactgaacccCGAGACGCTGGAGATCCAGCGGACCTGGGAGACCAACATCCGCAAGCGTGGGGTGGCCAACTCCTTTGTCATCTGTGGCACTCTCTACACGGTCAGCAGCTACTCAGCACCCAATGCCACCATCAACTTCGCTTATGATACAGCCAGTGGTGCCAGCCGGGCCCTCAGCATCCCCTTCGAGAACCGCTTCCGCTACCTCAGCATGGTGGACTATAACCCCACCGAGCGGCAGCTCTTCGCCTGGGACAGCTTCAACATGGTCACCTACCCTGTGCGCCTCTCCCGTGCGTGA
- the VAMP4 gene encoding vesicle-associated membrane protein 4 isoform X1 yields the protein MPPKFKRHLNDEEVTGSVKSERRNLLEEDSDEEEDFFLRGPSGPRFGPRNDKIRHVQNQVDEVIDVMQENITKVIERGERLDDLQDKSESLSDNATAFSNRAKQLRRQMWWRGCKMKAIIALVAVIVLLVIIVPIVLKYHT from the exons ATGCCTCCGAAATTCAAGCGGCACCTGAACGATGAGGAGGTGACAGGCTCGGTGAAGAGCGAGCGG AGGAACCTGTTGGAGGAGGATTCGGATGAAGAGGAAGACTTTTTCTT GAGAGGGCCTTCTGGACCAAGATTTGGACCCAGAAATGACAAAATCAGGCA tgTCCAGAACCAGGTGGATGAAGTCATTGACGTTATGCAGGAGAACATCACGAAGGTGATTGAACGAGGCGAGCGGCTGGATGACCTGCAGGATAAATCAG AAAGCCTATCAGACAACGCCACAGCCTTCAGCAACAGAGCCAAGCAGCTGCGCAGACAGATGTGGTGGCGAGGCTGCAAG ATGAAGGCAATCATAGCACTGGTGGCAGTCATTGTCCTGCTTGTGATCATTG tACCCATAGTCTTGAAGTACCACACCTGA
- the VAMP4 gene encoding vesicle-associated membrane protein 4 isoform X2, which translates to MPPKFKRHLNDEEVTGSVKSERRNLLEEDSDEEEDFFLGPSGPRFGPRNDKIRHVQNQVDEVIDVMQENITKVIERGERLDDLQDKSESLSDNATAFSNRAKQLRRQMWWRGCKMKAIIALVAVIVLLVIIVPIVLKYHT; encoded by the exons ATGCCTCCGAAATTCAAGCGGCACCTGAACGATGAGGAGGTGACAGGCTCGGTGAAGAGCGAGCGG AGGAACCTGTTGGAGGAGGATTCGGATGAAGAGGAAGACTTTTTCTT AGGGCCTTCTGGACCAAGATTTGGACCCAGAAATGACAAAATCAGGCA tgTCCAGAACCAGGTGGATGAAGTCATTGACGTTATGCAGGAGAACATCACGAAGGTGATTGAACGAGGCGAGCGGCTGGATGACCTGCAGGATAAATCAG AAAGCCTATCAGACAACGCCACAGCCTTCAGCAACAGAGCCAAGCAGCTGCGCAGACAGATGTGGTGGCGAGGCTGCAAG ATGAAGGCAATCATAGCACTGGTGGCAGTCATTGTCCTGCTTGTGATCATTG tACCCATAGTCTTGAAGTACCACACCTGA